One Pseudomonas sp. HOU2 genomic window carries:
- a CDS encoding LacI family DNA-binding transcriptional regulator: MATIKDVAALAGISYTTVSHVVNKTRPVSQEVRLKVEAAIKSLDYVPSAVARSLKAKTTATIGLLVPNSLNPYFAELARGIEDYCERNGYCVILCNSDDNPEKQRSYLRVLLEKRIDGLIVASAGGDIGLAQGLAGVKTPMVIVDRGLDGVDADLVRIDHEYGAYLATRHLLELGHRDIATIGGPSSTSVAQMRQAGFCRALQEAGIKVRAERMLESDFTSTGGYSAAAILLESNPPSAIFAGNDMIGIGVLRAAAERNVRVPSELSVIGFDDIQMSRYVYPALTTVGQSILQLGEMAAEVLLRRIAAPSLATDQRIVTPSIVLRESTAPLSGVFTEYR, encoded by the coding sequence ATGGCAACGATCAAGGATGTGGCGGCGCTCGCGGGAATTTCCTACACCACGGTTTCTCACGTGGTGAACAAGACGCGCCCGGTCAGTCAGGAAGTGCGGTTGAAGGTCGAGGCGGCCATCAAAAGCCTCGACTACGTGCCGAGTGCGGTGGCGCGTTCGCTGAAAGCCAAGACCACTGCGACCATTGGCTTATTGGTACCGAACAGCCTCAACCCGTATTTTGCCGAGTTGGCACGGGGCATCGAGGATTATTGCGAGCGTAACGGCTACTGCGTGATCCTCTGTAACTCTGACGACAATCCGGAAAAACAGCGCAGCTATTTGCGCGTGCTGTTGGAGAAGCGCATTGACGGTCTGATCGTCGCCTCTGCGGGTGGCGACATCGGGCTCGCGCAAGGGCTGGCCGGGGTGAAGACGCCAATGGTCATCGTCGACCGCGGGCTGGATGGCGTCGACGCCGATCTGGTGCGCATTGACCATGAATATGGCGCTTATCTGGCGACGCGGCACCTGCTGGAGCTGGGCCATCGTGACATCGCCACCATCGGTGGTCCGTCGAGCACCAGCGTGGCGCAAATGCGCCAGGCCGGTTTTTGTCGGGCGCTGCAGGAGGCGGGCATCAAGGTGCGCGCCGAGCGCATGCTGGAAAGCGATTTCACCAGCACCGGTGGTTACAGCGCGGCAGCGATCCTGCTTGAAAGCAATCCGCCGAGTGCGATCTTCGCCGGTAACGACATGATCGGGATTGGTGTGCTGCGCGCGGCGGCCGAGCGCAATGTCCGCGTACCGAGCGAGCTGTCGGTGATCGGCTTCGACGATATCCAGATGAGCCGTTATGTGTACCCGGCGCTGACCACCGTAGGCCAGTCGATCCTGCAGTTGGGGGAGATGGCTGCCGAAGTGTTGTTGCGCAGGATTGCTGCCCCGAGTCTGGCCACCGATCAACGGATCGTGACCCCGAGTATTGTCTTGCGCGAATCGACTGCGCCGCTGTCCGGCGTATTCACCGAGTACCGCTGA